The following proteins come from a genomic window of Dreissena polymorpha isolate Duluth1 chromosome 1, UMN_Dpol_1.0, whole genome shotgun sequence:
- the LOC127879448 gene encoding pre-mRNA-splicing factor ISY1 homolog isoform X1, producing MARNSEKAMTALARWRAAHIDEKKEVERRPYLATECDDLKKAEKFRRQIIGEVSKKVAQIQNAGLGEFKLRDINDEINKLLREKGHWEDRIKELDGPDYRKIGPKMLDHEGKEVPGNRGYKYFGAAKDLPGVRELFEQEPPPPPRKTRGELMKDIDADYYGYRDEDDGVICPLEQEAEKKAIADKVTEWKEKMAKGELPSTSEDKASEIPSIYPREDEDDEEDMEVDQSRLAPEETELQHFIAHVEVPSQKQIEEALLQRKKQELLQKYVSDDQQQEEGKVKQLLGL from the exons ATg GCCCGTAACAGTGAAAAGGCCAT GACAGCCCTTGCTCGGTGGAGAGCAGCTCATATTGATGAGAAAAAAGAAGTG GAGAGGAGGCCATATCTAGCCACAGAGTGTGATGATCTGAAGAAAGCAGAGAAGTTTAGAAGACAGATTATTGGAGAAGTCTCAAAAAAAGTTGCACAGATTCAAAATG CTGGCCTGGGTGAGTTCAAGCTGCGAGACATCAATGACGAGATCAATAAACTGCTGCGTGAGAAGGGTCACTGGGAGGACCGCATCAAGGAGTTGGATGGGCCAGACTATAGG AAAATTGGACCCAAGATGCTGGACCATGAAGGAAAAGAAGTTCCTGGAAACAGGGGCTACAA GTATTTTGGTGCTGCAAAAGACCTGCCTGGGGTGAGAGAATTGTTTGAGCAAGAAC CTCCCCCGCCCCCACGTAAGACAAGGGGTGAGCTGATGAAGGACATAGACGCTGATTACTATGGTTACCGTGATGAGGATGACGGAGTTATCTGCCCACTGGAGCAGGAGGCCGAGAAAAAAG CTATAGCAGACAAAGTGACTGAATGGAAAGAAAAGATGGCCAAGGGTGAATTGCCCTCAACCAGTGAAGACAAAGCTAGTGAAATACCCAGCATATATCCTCGAGAG gatgaagatgatgaagaagaCATGGAGGTTGACCAATCTAGACTGGCGCCCGAGGAGACAGAATTGCAGCATTTCATAGCACATGTTGAGGTGCCATCTCAAAAACAG attgagGAAGCGTTGCTGCAGAGAAAGAAGCAGGAACTATTGCAGAAGTACGTCAGTGACGACCAGCAGCAGGAGGAGGGCAAAGTCAAACAGCTGCTGGGCCTCTGA
- the LOC127879448 gene encoding pre-mRNA-splicing factor ISY1 homolog isoform X2 has product MTALARWRAAHIDEKKEVERRPYLATECDDLKKAEKFRRQIIGEVSKKVAQIQNAGLGEFKLRDINDEINKLLREKGHWEDRIKELDGPDYRKIGPKMLDHEGKEVPGNRGYKYFGAAKDLPGVRELFEQEPPPPPRKTRGELMKDIDADYYGYRDEDDGVICPLEQEAEKKAIADKVTEWKEKMAKGELPSTSEDKASEIPSIYPREDEDDEEDMEVDQSRLAPEETELQHFIAHVEVPSQKQIEEALLQRKKQELLQKYVSDDQQQEEGKVKQLLGL; this is encoded by the exons AT GACAGCCCTTGCTCGGTGGAGAGCAGCTCATATTGATGAGAAAAAAGAAGTG GAGAGGAGGCCATATCTAGCCACAGAGTGTGATGATCTGAAGAAAGCAGAGAAGTTTAGAAGACAGATTATTGGAGAAGTCTCAAAAAAAGTTGCACAGATTCAAAATG CTGGCCTGGGTGAGTTCAAGCTGCGAGACATCAATGACGAGATCAATAAACTGCTGCGTGAGAAGGGTCACTGGGAGGACCGCATCAAGGAGTTGGATGGGCCAGACTATAGG AAAATTGGACCCAAGATGCTGGACCATGAAGGAAAAGAAGTTCCTGGAAACAGGGGCTACAA GTATTTTGGTGCTGCAAAAGACCTGCCTGGGGTGAGAGAATTGTTTGAGCAAGAAC CTCCCCCGCCCCCACGTAAGACAAGGGGTGAGCTGATGAAGGACATAGACGCTGATTACTATGGTTACCGTGATGAGGATGACGGAGTTATCTGCCCACTGGAGCAGGAGGCCGAGAAAAAAG CTATAGCAGACAAAGTGACTGAATGGAAAGAAAAGATGGCCAAGGGTGAATTGCCCTCAACCAGTGAAGACAAAGCTAGTGAAATACCCAGCATATATCCTCGAGAG gatgaagatgatgaagaagaCATGGAGGTTGACCAATCTAGACTGGCGCCCGAGGAGACAGAATTGCAGCATTTCATAGCACATGTTGAGGTGCCATCTCAAAAACAG attgagGAAGCGTTGCTGCAGAGAAAGAAGCAGGAACTATTGCAGAAGTACGTCAGTGACGACCAGCAGCAGGAGGAGGGCAAAGTCAAACAGCTGCTGGGCCTCTGA